In Lentilitoribacter sp. Alg239-R112, the following proteins share a genomic window:
- a CDS encoding AtpZ/AtpI family protein, whose amino-acid sequence MVDSLETRRQKLEDKLAAKKLDDEKEAADKSEERQGYGLAIKLSSEFIAAIFVGALLGYLLDTYAGTAPWGMIVFLLLGFAAGVLNVLRSIGAVEKPKVGYSKKED is encoded by the coding sequence ATGGTAGATAGTCTTGAGACCCGTCGCCAGAAGCTGGAAGACAAACTTGCAGCTAAAAAACTGGATGATGAAAAAGAGGCAGCTGATAAATCAGAAGAGCGACAGGGCTATGGCCTTGCTATTAAGCTCTCAAGCGAATTTATAGCTGCAATATTTGTTGGTGCTCTTTTAGGTTATCTGCTGGATACATATGCAGGCACTGCGCCATGGGGAATGATTGTATTTCTTCTTTTGGGTTTTGCCGCAGGTGTATTGAATGTTTTACGCTCCATAGGAGCGGTGGAAAAACCTAAAGTGGGTTATTCCAAAAAAGAAGATTAA
- a CDS encoding PA0069 family radical SAM protein, which yields MSPGYNHADVTRQLLADQSIKVDKTRRRGRAAGLNPSGRYEIQSRHGFDDGWETLEQLEPFKTDVQVERARSVITRNTSPDIPFDRSINPYRGCEHGCIYCFARPSHAHVGLSSGLDFESKLFAKPDAARLLKRELAKDNYIPKSIAIGTNTDPYQPIERKMRIMRQILEVLAEAKHPIGIVTKSALVLRDIDILSQMAQDGLVKVALSITTIDRKLARAMEPRASTPTKRLEALDTLKKAGIPTSIMIAPVIPGLTDFEIERILDSAHSVGVEQASYILLRLPREVSPLFRDWLLRHYPDRYRHVMSLIRSMRGGKDYDAEFGSRMHGSGPYAWQIKRRFEMTCKRLGLSKRISTPRTDLFTAPEGENTQLKLF from the coding sequence ATGTCACCGGGCTATAATCACGCTGATGTCACGCGGCAACTATTGGCTGACCAGAGCATTAAGGTGGACAAGACCCGCCGCCGTGGTCGTGCCGCAGGCCTTAACCCAAGCGGACGTTATGAAATTCAGTCCCGTCATGGTTTTGATGATGGATGGGAAACACTGGAACAACTTGAACCTTTTAAAACCGACGTACAGGTTGAACGGGCACGCAGTGTCATCACACGCAATACATCACCTGATATTCCATTTGACCGCTCTATAAATCCTTATAGAGGTTGCGAGCATGGCTGTATTTATTGTTTCGCTCGTCCATCTCACGCCCATGTTGGTCTTTCCTCTGGTCTGGATTTTGAATCCAAACTCTTTGCCAAACCAGATGCGGCACGGCTTTTAAAGCGAGAACTTGCGAAAGATAACTACATACCCAAGAGCATTGCGATAGGAACGAATACAGACCCTTATCAACCCATAGAACGCAAAATGCGGATCATGCGTCAGATTTTGGAAGTCCTTGCAGAAGCAAAGCACCCTATTGGTATAGTTACGAAATCTGCATTGGTTTTACGTGATATCGATATCTTATCTCAAATGGCGCAAGATGGGCTGGTAAAAGTGGCTTTGTCGATTACCACAATTGACCGCAAGTTAGCACGTGCTATGGAACCGCGAGCTTCAACACCGACAAAACGTCTCGAAGCGTTAGATACCTTGAAGAAGGCTGGTATTCCCACATCAATTATGATCGCTCCGGTTATACCCGGTCTGACTGATTTTGAGATTGAGCGCATTTTGGATAGCGCTCACAGTGTGGGTGTCGAGCAGGCTAGCTATATTCTTCTTCGCTTACCACGTGAAGTTAGTCCTCTTTTCAGAGATTGGTTATTACGTCATTATCCAGATCGGTACCGTCACGTCATGTCGCTTATTCGATCTATGCGGGGCGGAAAAGATTATGATGCGGAGTTCGGCTCTCGTATGCACGGCAGCGGTCCTTATGCGTGGCAAATAAAGCGCCGATTTGAAATGACATGCAAACGTCTTGGACTTTCAAAACGGATTTCAACACCACGTACTGACCTTTTCACTGCGCCTGAAGGGGAAAACACTCAACTTAAACTCTTCTAA
- a CDS encoding F0F1 ATP synthase subunit B: MDATFFAFVGLIIFLGIIFKAGVPAKITAALDGRADKIRDELEEAKRLREEAQQLMAEYQRKRKEAEEEAKDILEIAKREADSMKDEARRKSEEYVVRRQAMAEQKIAQAENDAVAEVRSTAVEVAISAAEKLMSDKITTRNHSDLFKASLSEVKERMN, encoded by the coding sequence ATCGATGCTACATTTTTCGCATTTGTCGGTCTTATCATATTCCTAGGCATAATTTTTAAGGCTGGAGTTCCGGCAAAAATTACAGCTGCTTTGGACGGCAGAGCGGATAAAATTCGCGATGAACTTGAAGAAGCTAAACGTTTGCGTGAAGAAGCCCAGCAGTTAATGGCTGAATATCAGCGTAAGCGCAAAGAAGCCGAAGAAGAAGCCAAAGACATTCTGGAGATTGCAAAACGAGAAGCTGATTCTATGAAGGATGAAGCTCGCCGCAAGTCCGAAGAGTATGTTGTCCGTCGTCAGGCAATGGCAGAACAAAAAATTGCTCAAGCTGAAAATGATGCTGTTGCAGAGGTTCGTTCTACAGCTGTTGAAGTTGCAATTTCTGCGGCTGAAAAGTTGATGAGTGATAAGATTACAACGCGAAATCATTCAGATCTTTTCAAGGCTTCGTTAAGCGAAGTTAAAGAGCGCATGAACTAG
- a CDS encoding tetratricopeptide repeat protein: MRNKLLRSSISLSLMVLMASAATTISFNDVRAAKSEKEVVDLVAADIPSFTGAYLSGQIADSDSDIENAIDFYNRALEFDPENREAKRRLFTTLIISGDFETASGLAETLKDDAEVAMLAERALAVRSIQKREYRRADKFLDLEETNPVDKLINQLLSAWAKLGDNKVKEAIAQVKGLEGPTWYSAFQDFNLGMMAAASGDYEAAKTYFGSLIANQDAIQIAPDTYLQGVMALATLHNQDGKKDEALAVLTDTIRAAFAPADALKKKIEQDIETPYSVANAQSGASFALYTIGAALNREGNEDIVALYLQFARALDVKNAAALVMLAELKEQLGQSDKAIAIYRTVPDNSPMKRLSELQLGLNLADVGQVEEALAHISELIKAYPNDIRAYLGYGNILSREKNYQAVVDNYENAIKAVGPIHDRTHWNLFYQLGIGYERLKVWDKAEKAFLRSLELSPNQPSVMNYLGYSWVDMNIKLEEGIDMIKAAVDLRPNDGYIVDSLGWAYYRQGKYEEATRELERAVELRPADPTINDHLGDAFWQVGRKIEAKFQWERALLSMADFDESQVPILKRKLKEGLTDKTAANDG, encoded by the coding sequence ATGCGCAACAAATTGCTTCGCTCCTCCATATCGCTGTCACTGATGGTTCTGATGGCATCCGCCGCCACGACAATTTCTTTCAACGATGTGCGTGCGGCCAAGAGTGAAAAAGAGGTCGTTGACCTTGTTGCAGCAGATATTCCTTCATTTACAGGCGCATATCTATCGGGCCAAATAGCGGATTCAGATAGTGACATCGAAAACGCAATTGATTTTTATAACCGTGCGTTGGAATTTGACCCTGAAAATCGCGAAGCAAAACGAAGACTGTTTACAACACTTATTATTTCTGGCGACTTTGAAACAGCAAGCGGTCTTGCAGAAACCTTAAAGGATGATGCCGAAGTTGCTATGCTGGCCGAACGTGCGCTAGCCGTTAGATCAATACAAAAGCGTGAATATCGTCGAGCAGATAAATTTTTAGATCTCGAAGAGACAAATCCGGTCGATAAATTGATCAACCAACTTCTTTCTGCGTGGGCCAAATTAGGTGATAACAAAGTAAAGGAAGCCATTGCTCAGGTTAAAGGCCTTGAAGGACCAACATGGTATTCGGCATTTCAAGACTTCAATCTTGGTATGATGGCAGCAGCCTCTGGCGACTATGAAGCGGCGAAGACCTATTTTGGTTCTTTAATTGCAAATCAAGATGCAATTCAAATCGCGCCCGATACTTACCTTCAAGGGGTTATGGCTCTAGCTACTTTGCACAATCAGGATGGCAAGAAAGATGAAGCACTTGCTGTTTTAACCGATACTATCCGCGCAGCATTTGCACCAGCTGATGCGCTTAAAAAGAAAATTGAACAAGATATTGAAACCCCATATTCTGTCGCTAATGCCCAATCTGGTGCATCCTTTGCGCTTTATACAATTGGCGCTGCACTGAACCGTGAAGGTAATGAAGATATTGTCGCTCTGTATCTTCAATTCGCCCGCGCACTTGATGTCAAAAATGCAGCTGCCTTGGTTATGCTTGCGGAGTTAAAAGAACAACTAGGACAGTCGGACAAAGCAATTGCTATTTATCGCACTGTACCGGACAACTCACCTATGAAACGGCTTTCAGAGTTACAGCTAGGCCTCAATCTTGCTGATGTGGGCCAAGTCGAGGAAGCCCTTGCGCATATATCGGAGCTCATTAAAGCTTATCCAAACGATATCCGCGCCTATCTTGGTTATGGTAATATTTTATCGCGCGAGAAGAATTATCAAGCCGTTGTTGATAATTATGAGAACGCAATTAAGGCCGTTGGACCAATTCATGATCGCACCCACTGGAATCTCTTTTATCAATTGGGTATCGGTTACGAGCGCTTAAAGGTTTGGGACAAAGCTGAGAAAGCTTTCTTACGATCACTCGAGCTTTCGCCAAACCAACCAAGCGTCATGAATTACTTGGGCTATTCTTGGGTTGATATGAATATCAAACTCGAGGAAGGTATAGATATGATCAAGGCTGCCGTCGATCTTCGTCCGAATGACGGCTATATTGTGGATTCTCTCGGCTGGGCCTACTATCGCCAAGGAAAATATGAAGAGGCGACGCGTGAACTCGAGCGTGCAGTTGAACTTCGCCCTGCTGATCCAACCATCAATGATCATTTAGGCGATGCCTTTTGGCAGGTTGGACGCAAGATTGAAGCAAAATTTCAGTGGGAACGTGCACTACTTTCAATGGCGGACTTCGACGAAAGCCAAGTGCCTATCTTAAAACGAAAGCTCAAAGAGGGCTTAACGGACAAAACTGCTGCCAACGATGGCTAA
- a CDS encoding F0F1 ATP synthase subunit B, with amino-acid sequence MFVTAAHAESNTTQNANTEVAGHGEGGGGSFPPFDPGLYPSQLLWLAITFGIFYLLISKVISPRIGGILETRHDRIAEDLDEANRLKDESDAAVAAYEQELAEARQKASDIAASSREKAKLESEAERAKHEAALNKRLAESEAHVADVKAKALAEVDGIAGDTAQAVVEQLLGAKLTKAEVSAAVRSAAK; translated from the coding sequence ATGTTTGTGACCGCCGCACATGCGGAGTCCAATACGACTCAAAACGCAAATACTGAAGTTGCTGGTCACGGCGAAGGTGGCGGAGGTTCGTTTCCTCCGTTTGATCCTGGTCTATACCCATCACAGCTTTTATGGTTAGCAATTACGTTTGGTATTTTTTACCTGCTAATTTCCAAAGTTATTTCACCACGTATTGGTGGGATTTTGGAAACACGCCATGACCGTATTGCAGAAGATTTAGATGAAGCCAATCGGCTTAAAGACGAATCTGACGCAGCTGTGGCTGCATATGAGCAAGAACTAGCTGAAGCTCGTCAAAAAGCATCAGATATAGCTGCTAGCTCTCGTGAGAAGGCTAAGTTAGAATCTGAAGCTGAGCGTGCAAAACACGAAGCAGCGTTGAATAAGCGTCTTGCTGAAAGTGAAGCACATGTTGCTGACGTTAAAGCGAAAGCATTAGCCGAAGTCGACGGCATTGCTGGTGATACAGCTCAAGCTGTTGTTGAGCAATTACTAGGTGCAAAGCTAACCAAAGCAGAAGTTTCTGCAGCGGTTCGTAGCGCAGCTAAATAG
- a CDS encoding 4-(cytidine 5'-diphospho)-2-C-methyl-D-erythritol kinase, with the protein MANKVLFEDAPAKVNLALHVTGQRADGFHLLESLVVFTKFGDRISGSISDKNNLSITGPFSTEMNACEPSDNLIYKARTALADFALAHGISTPPIALTCEKNLPVASGLGGGSADAAATLRLLIKIWQLDIAETDLTAIALKLGADVPMCLSSIPLIAKGIGEGIDVVSNLPQFALVLANPLIEVSTPGIFSKLKSKSNPGFDHVEVPCGLDDFLSVLNGYRNDLQEPAIDVAPEIEQCLDALCSTKPLFHRMSGSGASCFGIYKNMESAQVAYHLVKSQYPNWFTTATPLRGS; encoded by the coding sequence ATGGCTAATAAGGTTTTATTTGAAGATGCACCAGCAAAGGTCAACCTCGCACTTCATGTGACTGGCCAACGTGCCGATGGCTTTCACCTTTTAGAAAGCCTTGTTGTGTTCACTAAATTTGGTGATCGAATTAGCGGATCAATTTCCGATAAGAATAACCTTTCAATAACTGGCCCATTTTCTACGGAGATGAACGCCTGCGAACCCTCAGATAATCTCATTTATAAAGCGCGTACTGCTCTTGCAGATTTTGCTCTTGCACATGGCATTAGCACACCCCCTATAGCTCTTACATGTGAAAAAAACCTTCCTGTCGCTTCAGGTCTTGGTGGTGGTTCGGCGGATGCTGCGGCGACATTGCGATTACTGATAAAAATTTGGCAGTTGGATATTGCCGAAACTGACTTAACCGCCATTGCGCTCAAACTTGGAGCGGATGTTCCGATGTGCCTCAGTAGCATTCCATTGATTGCGAAAGGCATCGGCGAAGGAATTGATGTGGTCTCAAACCTTCCACAATTTGCGTTGGTTCTTGCGAACCCTCTGATTGAAGTTTCAACGCCTGGAATTTTTTCAAAACTCAAATCAAAATCAAATCCGGGTTTTGATCATGTTGAAGTGCCATGCGGTTTGGATGATTTTCTTTCAGTATTAAATGGCTACCGAAATGATCTACAAGAGCCTGCAATAGACGTGGCGCCAGAGATCGAGCAATGCCTTGATGCATTATGTTCAACAAAGCCTCTATTCCATCGCATGTCAGGTTCAGGTGCAAGTTGTTTTGGTATATACAAAAATATGGAAAGCGCGCAGGTGGCTTACCACCTAGTCAAATCTCAATACCCAAATTGGTTTACCACCGCCACACCCTTAAGAGGTTCATAA
- a CDS encoding ribonuclease HII, translating into MKPKTRDSLFDMPEKPNFQFELDLKTRGIWPVAGLDEAGRGPLAGPVVAAAVILDENNIPEGLNDSKKLSHKKREALFFQILDTATVAICSNCAQTIDQTDIRKASLDAMQRALNALPIAASYALVDGRDIPPKLSIPADALIKGDARSISIAAASIIAKVTRDHMMEQAATTLPEYKFERHAGYGTKIHKQAIKEHGASILHRMTFRPLRKD; encoded by the coding sequence ATTAAACCAAAAACAAGAGATAGTCTTTTTGATATGCCAGAGAAGCCAAACTTCCAATTTGAGCTAGATCTTAAGACGCGTGGTATTTGGCCAGTAGCTGGACTTGATGAGGCAGGACGCGGCCCATTGGCAGGTCCTGTTGTTGCCGCTGCAGTCATCCTTGATGAAAATAATATCCCCGAAGGGCTTAATGACAGTAAAAAGCTTTCGCATAAAAAACGTGAAGCGCTCTTCTTTCAGATACTTGATACTGCAACCGTTGCTATCTGCTCAAACTGTGCACAAACTATTGATCAAACGGACATCAGGAAAGCTTCATTAGATGCAATGCAGCGGGCCTTAAATGCACTACCGATCGCTGCTAGCTATGCACTTGTGGACGGAAGAGATATTCCACCAAAACTATCCATACCTGCTGACGCTCTCATTAAAGGCGATGCGCGCTCGATATCAATAGCTGCAGCATCTATCATCGCCAAGGTCACCAGAGACCATATGATGGAACAAGCTGCCACTACATTACCTGAATACAAATTTGAGAGACATGCAGGTTATGGAACGAAGATACACAAACAAGCAATCAAAGAGCATGGCGCATCAATCCTTCACAGAATGACATTTCGCCCTCTTCGCAAAGATTGA
- the moaB gene encoding molybdenum cofactor biosynthesis protein B, with the protein MSRIDETRSFIPVKFAVLTISDTRKIDDDRSGQTLVDRIAKTGHTLINRDIVTDDKDKIAARVLSWCKKDDIDAIITTGGTGFTGRDVTPDALEPLFEKRMDGFSTLFHNLSETKIGTSTIQSRATAGLINSTFVFVLPGSPGACKDAWDGILEKQFDYRHLPCNFVEIMPRLDEHLKRGAGS; encoded by the coding sequence ATGTCACGCATAGATGAAACACGATCTTTTATTCCGGTTAAATTTGCTGTTCTAACGATCTCAGATACGCGAAAGATTGATGACGACAGGTCAGGTCAAACACTCGTAGATCGTATCGCAAAAACAGGTCACACACTTATCAATCGGGACATTGTTACCGATGATAAGGATAAAATAGCTGCTCGCGTCTTGTCTTGGTGTAAAAAGGACGACATTGACGCCATTATAACCACTGGCGGAACCGGTTTTACCGGACGAGACGTTACACCTGATGCACTGGAACCATTGTTTGAAAAACGGATGGACGGGTTTTCAACCCTGTTCCACAATCTCTCAGAGACAAAGATCGGCACATCGACTATCCAATCTCGTGCCACGGCTGGTCTAATCAATAGTACTTTTGTGTTCGTTCTTCCAGGTTCGCCAGGTGCTTGCAAAGATGCGTGGGATGGCATTCTAGAGAAGCAATTCGACTACCGTCATTTGCCCTGCAATTTTGTAGAAATTATGCCGCGCCTTGATGAGCATTTAAAACGCGGTGCTGGCTCATAA
- a CDS encoding cell wall hydrolase encodes MMSPTVVANSDTASILAQMSGKGDRWKMHITSAPAGAIQKAEMAFADPILTGSTVPAASLSLGNGETVSFNAKIGISEITPDEKRVTRHLKKGRVMAVSPSQPPKNFSAGSIIGEQSSLQLPRESKDVTMIFEKSKIQGREIEIASAFYKKGKPKVSKNVPKILRSLITNNNADILATAYAPPPADYARETPFASILTEKAKRGRFIPPIEKGDHAWAAKPLPARVFAASEQRCLAAGIYFEARGEPIRGQAAVAQVILNRVRNPTYPNTICGVVYQNKSWRNRCQFSFACDGIRDRVKSPKLWNQAEEVALATTAGKIWFKEVGSSTHYHATYVRPRWAKSMRRVGKIGLHIFYVTYGGGWS; translated from the coding sequence ATGATGTCCCCCACAGTTGTTGCAAATTCTGATACAGCATCAATCCTGGCGCAGATGTCTGGTAAGGGTGATCGCTGGAAAATGCACATCACGTCAGCCCCCGCAGGTGCTATTCAAAAAGCTGAGATGGCGTTTGCTGATCCTATTTTGACCGGTTCGACCGTTCCCGCCGCTAGCCTTAGTCTTGGTAATGGTGAGACAGTTTCTTTTAACGCCAAAATTGGTATTTCTGAAATTACTCCTGACGAAAAGCGTGTGACACGACATCTGAAAAAAGGCCGGGTGATGGCGGTATCTCCATCGCAACCACCTAAGAATTTTTCTGCCGGATCGATCATAGGAGAGCAAAGCTCGCTTCAGCTCCCGAGAGAGAGTAAAGATGTTACAATGATTTTTGAAAAATCAAAAATCCAAGGGCGCGAGATTGAAATTGCCTCTGCCTTCTACAAGAAGGGAAAGCCCAAAGTCTCCAAAAACGTGCCTAAAATACTTAGGTCACTTATAACCAATAATAATGCAGACATTCTAGCGACTGCCTATGCTCCGCCTCCGGCGGATTATGCGCGTGAAACGCCCTTTGCTTCCATCTTAACTGAGAAAGCTAAGCGTGGTCGTTTTATTCCACCAATCGAAAAAGGTGATCACGCCTGGGCTGCCAAGCCGCTCCCCGCGCGGGTTTTTGCTGCAAGTGAGCAGCGTTGCCTTGCCGCAGGGATATATTTTGAAGCCCGCGGTGAACCCATAAGAGGGCAGGCAGCCGTTGCTCAGGTGATTCTCAATCGCGTTAGAAACCCGACCTATCCAAATACAATTTGCGGCGTTGTGTATCAAAACAAGAGCTGGCGCAATCGGTGTCAATTCTCGTTTGCGTGTGATGGTATTCGCGACCGCGTAAAATCACCCAAACTATGGAATCAGGCCGAAGAGGTTGCGCTTGCCACAACGGCTGGCAAAATCTGGTTCAAAGAAGTTGGCTCTTCCACACATTATCATGCGACATATGTCCGTCCAAGATGGGCAAAATCTATGCGTCGCGTTGGAAAAATAGGTTTACACATCTTTTATGTGACCTATGGCGGTGGTTGGAGTTAG
- a CDS encoding F0F1 ATP synthase subunit C, with amino-acid sequence MEAEAAKYIGAGIACLGMGGAGIGLGNIFGSYLSGALRNPSAADGQFGRLIFGFAVTEALGIFSLLVALLLLFAV; translated from the coding sequence ATGGAAGCAGAAGCAGCTAAATACATCGGCGCAGGTATTGCATGTCTAGGCATGGGTGGCGCAGGTATCGGTCTTGGTAACATCTTCGGTAGCTACCTTTCTGGTGCACTTCGCAATCCTTCAGCAGCTGATGGTCAATTCGGTCGTTTGATCTTTGGTTTTGCTGTGACAGAAGCTTTGGGCATTTTCTCATTGCTTGTTGCACTTCTTCTTCTTTTCGCTGTTTAA
- a CDS encoding F0F1 ATP synthase subunit A, with protein sequence MANDPISQFQLSRLVPIEIGGMDFSFTNSSLFMVATTVVAAGFLMATTANRGLIPTRLQSISEMAYEFVASMLRDGAGSQGMRFFPLVFSLFMFVLIANLIGMFPYFFTVTSHLIVTFALAMLVIGTVVVYGFMKHGLGFLKLFVPSGIPGVLMPLVVMIEVISFLSRPISLSVRLFANMLAGHITLKVFAGFIVAMGAQGALGFMGAALPLFMTVALTGLEFLVAFLQAYVFAVLTCMYLNDALHPSH encoded by the coding sequence GTGGCTAACGATCCTATCAGCCAGTTCCAGCTTTCAAGACTTGTTCCGATCGAGATTGGTGGCATGGATTTTTCCTTCACGAATTCTTCATTGTTTATGGTTGCAACAACAGTTGTCGCCGCTGGATTCTTGATGGCAACAACAGCTAACCGTGGATTAATTCCAACGCGTTTGCAGTCCATCTCTGAAATGGCTTACGAGTTTGTTGCTTCAATGCTGCGAGATGGTGCGGGATCGCAGGGTATGCGTTTCTTCCCACTTGTCTTTTCATTGTTTATGTTCGTTCTTATTGCCAACTTAATTGGCATGTTCCCTTATTTCTTCACAGTCACAAGCCATCTAATTGTAACCTTCGCACTTGCTATGCTCGTCATCGGCACTGTTGTTGTCTACGGCTTTATGAAGCACGGTTTGGGCTTTTTAAAATTATTTGTGCCATCGGGGATCCCTGGGGTCCTTATGCCATTGGTCGTTATGATTGAGGTTATTTCTTTCCTCTCACGCCCGATTAGCCTTTCTGTTCGTTTGTTTGCGAATATGTTGGCCGGCCACATCACCTTAAAAGTGTTTGCTGGATTTATCGTTGCTATGGGTGCTCAAGGCGCACTTGGCTTCATGGGTGCTGCACTGCCATTGTTTATGACGGTTGCACTTACAGGTTTGGAATTCTTAGTAGCTTTCTTGCAGGCTTATGTCTTTGCGGTACTGACTTGTATGTACCTCAATGATGCTTTGCACCCTAGTCACTAA
- a CDS encoding DMT family transporter — protein MSDIKISNTVINPVSKTKPRSSATRGLIFMAVGMFLFSAGDMLAKYLTADFHAVQIMWSRQAGLMGGVVILIAFRGLSVFRSTHPRLQITRGAAAAGSGTIFIFAVAYVPLADAVAVSFVAPFMVTIMGALFLGEKVGIRRWTAVIIGFLGTLVVIRPGADAVHPAVFLVLIAAGLFATRQILSRALSDDKTTTTIAYTALVSGAILSAALPFVWKTPQTGQAVLIFVGLAIIAAAAEICIIKALEFTEAVIVAPVHYSLIIWGTMYGYVIFNDLPDIWTWVGAAIISTSGIYTLYREHHLSKQASGTE, from the coding sequence ATGTCCGACATCAAAATCAGCAATACAGTTATTAATCCAGTTTCTAAAACTAAACCACGATCCAGCGCGACCCGTGGGCTTATATTTATGGCAGTCGGAATGTTTTTATTTTCGGCAGGCGATATGCTCGCGAAATACCTGACTGCAGACTTCCACGCAGTTCAAATCATGTGGTCAAGACAGGCAGGCCTTATGGGAGGCGTTGTCATTCTAATTGCCTTCCGAGGTTTATCTGTTTTCCGTTCAACCCATCCACGTCTTCAAATCACACGAGGCGCAGCGGCGGCTGGTTCTGGGACGATATTTATTTTCGCGGTCGCCTATGTGCCATTGGCGGATGCGGTTGCCGTTAGCTTTGTTGCACCGTTTATGGTCACCATCATGGGCGCACTCTTTTTAGGCGAGAAGGTTGGCATCAGGCGTTGGACCGCTGTCATTATTGGATTTCTAGGCACGCTTGTTGTTATACGCCCAGGTGCTGATGCTGTCCATCCGGCCGTATTTTTGGTTCTTATCGCCGCTGGGTTATTTGCCACACGGCAGATTCTATCACGTGCATTGAGTGATGATAAGACAACGACAACCATTGCTTACACGGCTCTTGTCAGTGGCGCGATACTGTCAGCAGCGCTACCATTTGTGTGGAAAACGCCTCAAACAGGTCAGGCAGTTTTGATTTTTGTTGGATTGGCAATCATCGCAGCCGCTGCGGAAATCTGCATTATCAAGGCTCTGGAATTCACCGAAGCTGTAATTGTAGCCCCTGTTCATTATAGTCTGATCATCTGGGGTACGATGTATGGCTATGTTATATTTAATGACCTGCCCGATATTTGGACATGGGTTGGAGCAGCAATAATCAGCACATCCGGTATTTACACATTATATCGTGAGCATCATCTGTCAAAGCAAGCCTCAGGTACGGAATAG
- a CDS encoding glycosyl transferase, protein MISVFVQCHNQEAELARTLSALISGAVEGLISDVTILDLGSSDGSSIVADAAGCNFCSLSQLDHAVQKMRGEWALLIEPGARPAIGWIDVLGEHIATSDASARFCASKTYKLPIMTRIFGPKTRLQHGVIIPKHKFLERAVSAPDLEQLVKGLRTIRLECEMVPAAYLKVAV, encoded by the coding sequence ATGATCTCTGTGTTTGTTCAATGCCATAACCAAGAAGCTGAGCTTGCTCGGACTCTAAGTGCGCTTATCTCTGGTGCTGTTGAAGGTCTAATATCTGATGTGACGATACTGGATTTGGGATCAAGTGATGGAAGTTCCATAGTTGCAGACGCTGCGGGCTGTAATTTCTGTAGTTTATCTCAGCTTGATCATGCCGTTCAGAAAATGAGAGGTGAGTGGGCTTTGTTAATTGAGCCTGGAGCACGTCCTGCGATAGGTTGGATTGATGTATTGGGTGAACATATAGCAACATCTGATGCGAGTGCGCGGTTCTGCGCATCTAAAACTTATAAACTTCCCATTATGACACGTATATTTGGACCTAAGACCCGACTACAACATGGTGTAATCATTCCGAAACATAAATTCCTTGAAAGAGCGGTATCTGCTCCGGATTTGGAGCAGCTTGTGAAAGGTCTAAGAACCATCAGGCTGGAATGCGAAATGGTGCCAGCTGCTTATTTGAAGGTGGCAGTTTAG